The following proteins are co-located in the Polymorphospora rubra genome:
- the yajC gene encoding preprotein translocase subunit YajC: MPILMIALLFGVMYFMMIRPQQKRRKEAEQMQSALGPGDQVVTIGGLHGTVANVDDDTVTLEPSPGVQLRFARPAIARVVSSADRPEQIEETPEAEAEVDSTAGTGPDLRKD, translated from the coding sequence ATGCCGATCCTGATGATCGCCCTGCTTTTCGGCGTCATGTATTTCATGATGATCCGTCCGCAGCAGAAGCGGCGCAAAGAGGCTGAGCAGATGCAGTCCGCGCTCGGCCCCGGCGACCAGGTCGTCACGATCGGTGGCCTGCACGGCACCGTGGCGAACGTCGACGACGACACGGTCACGCTCGAACCGTCGCCCGGCGTGCAGCTGCGCTTCGCCCGCCCGGCGATCGCCCGTGTGGTGAGCAGCGCCGACCGGCCGGAGCAGATCGAGGAGACGCCGGAGGCCGAGGCCGAGGTCGACAGCACGGCCGGCACCGGACCGGACCTCCGCAAGGACTGA